A region from the Fundidesulfovibrio putealis DSM 16056 genome encodes:
- a CDS encoding glycosyltransferase family 4 protein, which translates to MTASSAGGAPPRILFIGRGESSHARNWIDLFKGSGFDVRLFSMPTGSPPDDWPVTTYVSQCPPVPGITPGSRVNLYPGNCAGQELRRFVARFGTLGQGNIAGRWLGRILAEWKPDVIQTIGIRYASYFLLHVRKNFVAGPVGKWVVQDWGPDLTMDRLLDEHRPRILEILHTCDGYFSDNAYNIEVARSLGLTEARTAPVGPVLATGGVDAAELRGLVRDAPSRRERRILWPKAYNCAQSTAYPVFEALKLCWERIAPCTVRMTAMSQEDIRLWFAALPDGIRRNCTLEGRIDRPELLQSLASSRVMLAPTLSDGMPNVLAEAMAMGTVPVVSPLAPITAHLDEENILFARNLYPDEIADALVRAMNDDALVDRMARTNMEKAPLLFDRARTREKMLSYYEGLAARAR; encoded by the coding sequence GGCGCGCCTCCCCGCATTCTCTTCATCGGTCGCGGCGAAAGCTCGCACGCCCGCAACTGGATCGACCTCTTCAAGGGGTCCGGTTTCGATGTCAGGCTGTTCTCCATGCCCACGGGCTCCCCGCCCGACGACTGGCCCGTGACCACCTACGTCAGCCAGTGCCCGCCCGTACCGGGGATCACGCCCGGCAGTCGCGTCAACCTCTATCCGGGGAACTGCGCGGGGCAGGAGTTGCGCCGTTTTGTCGCCCGTTTCGGCACGCTGGGCCAGGGCAACATCGCCGGACGGTGGCTGGGCAGGATACTCGCCGAGTGGAAACCCGACGTCATCCAGACGATCGGCATCCGCTACGCCTCGTATTTCCTGCTTCATGTGCGCAAGAACTTCGTAGCGGGGCCTGTGGGCAAGTGGGTGGTCCAGGACTGGGGGCCAGACCTGACCATGGACCGCCTCCTGGACGAACACCGCCCCCGCATCCTGGAAATCCTGCACACCTGCGACGGCTATTTCAGCGACAACGCCTACAACATCGAGGTGGCCCGCTCGCTCGGCCTGACCGAAGCCCGAACCGCACCGGTGGGGCCGGTGCTGGCCACGGGGGGAGTGGACGCAGCCGAACTGCGCGGGCTCGTCCGGGATGCGCCCTCCAGGAGGGAGCGCAGGATTCTCTGGCCCAAGGCCTACAACTGCGCCCAGTCCACGGCCTATCCGGTGTTCGAGGCCCTGAAGCTGTGCTGGGAGCGCATCGCGCCCTGCACCGTACGCATGACCGCCATGAGCCAGGAGGACATCCGCCTGTGGTTCGCGGCACTGCCCGACGGGATACGCCGCAACTGCACCCTGGAAGGGCGCATAGACAGGCCCGAATTGCTGCAATCCCTGGCTTCGTCCCGGGTGATGCTCGCCCCGACCCTGTCCGACGGGATGCCCAACGTGTTGGCCGAGGCCATGGCCATGGGGACCGTGCCCGTGGTCTCGCCCCTTGCGCCCATCACCGCCCACCTGGACGAGGAGAACATCCTGTTCGCGCGCAACCTCTATCCGGATGAAATCGCGGACGCCCTGGTGCGCGCCATGAACGACGACGCCCTGGTCGACCGCATGGCCCGGACCAACATGGAGAAAGCGCCCCTGCTTTTCGACAGGGCGAGGACCAGAGAGAAGATGCTGAGCTATTACGAAGGGCTGGCCGCGCGGGCCAGATAG
- the neuB gene encoding N-acetylneuraminate synthase, with the protein MTASTVDLRRVGEPGQPCLIIAEAGVNHNGDMALALKLVDAARQAGADAVKFQTFKASLLASRSAPKAAYQLRSTDAGESQQAMLERLQLSRADHLPLMERCHAAGMAFLSSPFDLESLALLDSLGLPALKIPSGEITNPEFLKAAARLGKPIILSTGMSWLGEVEAAVRAIEDAGNPPLVLLHCVSAYPSDPADSNLRAMETLARAFGKPVGWSDHTMGIETSLAAVALGACVVEKHFTLDCSMPGPDHRASLEPDGLAALVRGVRIVESALGDGLKRPARSEADTARVARKSLTAARDIRAGEALSGAMVLVRRPGDGLSPSSLELLLGRRAAQDIPEGSLLSLDHFTKP; encoded by the coding sequence ATGACCGCCTCCACCGTGGACTTGCGCCGCGTCGGTGAACCCGGCCAGCCCTGCCTGATCATCGCGGAGGCGGGCGTCAACCACAACGGCGACATGGCCCTGGCCCTGAAGCTGGTGGACGCCGCCCGCCAGGCAGGCGCGGACGCGGTCAAGTTCCAGACTTTCAAGGCCTCGCTTTTGGCCTCGCGCAGTGCCCCCAAGGCAGCCTACCAGCTGCGCTCCACGGACGCTGGCGAGTCCCAGCAGGCCATGCTCGAGCGCCTCCAACTCTCCCGCGCGGACCACCTGCCGCTCATGGAGCGCTGCCACGCAGCCGGGATGGCCTTCCTGTCCTCGCCCTTCGACCTGGAAAGCCTCGCCCTGCTCGATTCGCTGGGCCTACCCGCCCTCAAGATACCCTCCGGCGAGATCACTAATCCGGAATTTCTCAAAGCCGCCGCCCGGCTGGGCAAACCCATCATCCTCTCCACCGGCATGTCCTGGCTGGGGGAGGTAGAGGCTGCCGTCCGGGCCATCGAGGACGCAGGAAACCCGCCACTGGTGCTGCTGCATTGCGTCAGCGCCTACCCATCCGACCCCGCCGACTCCAACCTGCGGGCCATGGAGACCCTGGCCAGGGCTTTCGGCAAGCCGGTGGGCTGGTCGGACCACACCATGGGCATCGAGACGTCCCTGGCCGCTGTGGCGCTCGGAGCCTGCGTGGTGGAAAAGCATTTCACGCTGGACTGCTCCATGCCCGGCCCGGACCACAGGGCCTCGCTCGAACCCGACGGACTGGCCGCCCTGGTGCGGGGGGTGCGCATCGTGGAGTCCGCGTTGGGCGACGGCCTCAAACGCCCGGCCCGGTCCGAGGCCGACACGGCCCGCGTGGCCCGCAAAAGCCTTACCGCCGCCCGGGACATCCGCGCGGGAGAGGCGCTGTCCGGGGCCATGGTGCTGGTCAGGCGTCCAGGCGACGGCTTGTCGCCCTCCTCCCTGGAGCTTCTGCTTGGCCGCCGCGCCGCCCAGGACATCCCGGAGGGGAGCCTCCTCAGCCTGGACCACTTCACCAAGCCATGA
- a CDS encoding formyltransferase family protein — protein sequence MKPILLTKTTLWCRAASEFFLALRPDAMVFAGENGDPMPEALRETSMIVSFLSPWIVPASALEACAGPAVNFHPAPPEYPGIGCYNFALYDAAPLYGATCHHMSPVPDTGRLVAVRRFPMYPTDTVSLLKERTMVHLLALFYEIAALLAQGAPLPECAETWTRKPYLRRELDELGRVTPDMYPDEIRRRVAAMRFPGAPGAFLELAGVRFEAAG from the coding sequence GTGAAGCCGATCCTGCTGACCAAAACCACCCTCTGGTGCCGCGCGGCCTCGGAGTTTTTCCTGGCCCTGCGCCCCGACGCCATGGTGTTCGCGGGGGAAAACGGCGACCCCATGCCCGAGGCGTTGCGCGAGACGTCCATGATCGTCTCCTTCCTGAGCCCCTGGATCGTGCCAGCCAGTGCGCTGGAGGCCTGCGCCGGACCTGCCGTGAATTTCCACCCCGCACCGCCGGAGTATCCCGGCATCGGCTGCTACAACTTCGCCCTGTACGACGCCGCCCCGCTCTACGGAGCCACCTGCCACCACATGTCCCCTGTGCCCGACACGGGAAGGCTCGTGGCGGTGCGCCGCTTCCCCATGTACCCGACGGACACCGTGAGCCTGCTGAAAGAGCGCACCATGGTGCACCTTCTGGCCCTGTTCTACGAAATCGCCGCCCTGCTGGCCCAGGGCGCGCCCCTGCCCGAGTGCGCCGAGACCTGGACGCGCAAGCCCTACCTGCGCCGCGAGTTGGACGAACTGGGCCGCGTCACCCCGGACATGTATCCGGACGAGATCAGACGCCGGGTCGCGGCCATGCGCTTCCCCGGCGCGCCGGGAGCCTTCCTGGAGCTGGCCGGGGTGCGCTTCGAGGCCGCCGGTTGA
- a CDS encoding radical SAM protein translates to MIEALYVETSSLCNLSCVYCYRTGRDYSSKNRNMPLGLFKKIVADCVREREALFSERKPDIFLHSYGEPTLNPHLEEMVATACGAQIFGQIRFVSNLLALAPERYRAFFDAGLTGLYFSLDSLDPGHVSATRRGTDLQRLLESVTVLAGDYADKLCPISVLTTVNKDELPRVGEFLHGLGMRTWNIQLLNTRKGRFGLDRDVVSRLKDELLRRFSGMTINFEEESIMACRQPFTTLEINAMGYLTPCCSMTNHDVTHFGNVAEASLAELCFGEAYVAFREEFRTRQPKACANCPYYLARAASPS, encoded by the coding sequence ATGATCGAAGCCCTGTACGTCGAGACGTCGTCCCTGTGCAATCTGTCCTGCGTCTATTGCTACCGGACAGGGCGGGACTACTCCTCCAAGAACCGCAACATGCCGCTTGGCCTGTTCAAGAAGATCGTCGCAGACTGCGTTCGGGAACGCGAAGCCCTGTTCAGCGAGAGAAAACCGGACATTTTCCTGCACAGCTACGGCGAACCGACCCTGAACCCCCACCTTGAGGAGATGGTCGCCACGGCCTGCGGCGCGCAGATCTTCGGCCAGATACGCTTCGTCTCCAATCTCCTGGCGCTCGCCCCGGAAAGGTACCGTGCATTTTTCGATGCGGGTTTGACCGGCCTGTACTTCTCCCTGGACAGCCTGGACCCCGGCCATGTCAGCGCGACAAGGCGGGGCACCGACCTGCAGCGACTGCTCGAATCCGTCACGGTCCTGGCCGGTGACTACGCGGACAAGCTGTGCCCGATATCGGTGCTGACCACCGTCAACAAGGACGAACTGCCCCGTGTGGGAGAGTTCCTGCACGGGCTTGGCATGCGCACCTGGAACATCCAACTGCTCAACACGCGAAAAGGACGCTTCGGGCTGGACAGGGACGTCGTGTCCCGCCTGAAAGACGAACTCCTGCGCAGATTCTCCGGGATGACCATCAATTTCGAGGAAGAGTCGATCATGGCCTGCCGCCAGCCCTTCACCACGCTGGAGATCAACGCCATGGGGTATCTGACCCCGTGCTGCTCCATGACCAACCACGACGTGACCCACTTCGGCAACGTGGCTGAGGCCAGCCTGGCCGAACTCTGCTTCGGCGAAGCCTACGTGGCGTTCCGGGAAGAGTTCAGGACGCGCCAGCCCAAGGCCTGCGCGAACTGCCCCTACTATCTGGCCCGCGCGGCCAGCCCTTCGTAA
- a CDS encoding GDP-mannose 4,6-dehydratase → MNDHASTSSLSGKKILLTGAGGFIGSHLCQALIASGAEVTAMIRYSSQSGWGNLEFLPKDARAGLTVVAGNVEDQDFVHRQVKGKEIVFHLAALIGIPYSYAAPKSYIRTNIEGSCNIFEAARVHGVERVVHTSTSEVYGTALYTPINEAHPLQGQSPYSASKIAADKLAESYHRSFGLPVVTVRPFNAYGPRQSARAVIPTIISQALFEPEIRLGSLDPIRDMTFVEDTVAGFLAAATADCLGEIINVGGGSVSSIGDIVEAVLRLLGCGKPVRLDPSRVRPQASEVLTLVCDNTLAGEKLNWRPTVSLEQGLARVAEFIAAHPDFIKTSIYAV, encoded by the coding sequence ATGAACGATCACGCATCGACCTCCAGTCTTTCCGGCAAGAAAATCCTGCTGACCGGGGCCGGTGGCTTCATCGGAAGCCATCTGTGCCAGGCGCTGATCGCCTCCGGGGCGGAAGTGACGGCCATGATCCGCTACAGCTCCCAGAGCGGGTGGGGAAACCTGGAATTCCTCCCGAAAGACGCCAGGGCGGGGCTCACGGTGGTTGCCGGCAATGTGGAGGACCAGGATTTCGTGCACCGCCAGGTGAAGGGCAAGGAGATCGTCTTCCATCTGGCGGCCTTGATAGGCATACCGTACTCCTACGCCGCCCCCAAGAGCTACATCAGGACCAACATCGAAGGCAGCTGCAACATCTTCGAGGCGGCGCGCGTCCACGGGGTGGAGCGGGTGGTCCACACCTCCACCTCCGAGGTGTACGGAACCGCGCTGTACACGCCGATAAACGAAGCGCACCCCCTGCAGGGGCAATCCCCGTATTCGGCCAGCAAGATCGCGGCGGACAAGCTCGCGGAAAGCTACCACCGCTCGTTCGGGCTTCCCGTGGTCACCGTGCGCCCCTTCAACGCCTACGGCCCCCGCCAGTCGGCCAGGGCGGTCATCCCGACCATCATCAGCCAGGCACTTTTCGAACCGGAAATCCGCCTGGGCTCCCTGGACCCCATCCGCGACATGACCTTCGTGGAGGATACCGTGGCGGGTTTTCTGGCGGCGGCCACCGCCGACTGCCTGGGAGAGATCATCAACGTGGGCGGCGGCAGCGTGTCCAGCATAGGGGACATCGTGGAAGCGGTCCTGCGTCTGCTGGGTTGCGGCAAGCCGGTGCGCCTGGACCCGTCGCGCGTGCGCCCCCAGGCCAGCGAGGTGCTCACCCTGGTATGCGACAACACCCTGGCCGGGGAAAAGCTGAACTGGCGGCCCACGGTGAGCCTGGAGCAGGGGCTTGCCAGGGTGGCAGAATTCATCGCCGCCCACCCGGACTTCATCAAGACCTCAATCTACGCCGTGTAG
- a CDS encoding nucleotidyltransferase family protein, translating into MDLARFLLPENSSLLDAMKAIDGNTQEVVFAHDAQGRVSGLITDGDIRRGLIRGLGLDAPVQEVMTRDFHKVAPGTGRALVLDLMRAIQIRHVPVIGADGSLCGIHFLRDLLGVQERSNVAVIMAGGKGVRLRPITRNLPKPLVQVAGRPIIERLVLHLVSHGIRKIYLSINYLGSMIQDHFQNGNRFGCSIEYLVEERELGTGGALALLPERPAHPLLVLNGDLLTQADIGRLLDFHQDQQVKATLAVTGYRHVVPYGVADVKNGRLERLVEKPSLDFQVNSGIYVLDPSLIDMIEPGVDYPMTRLIDACLEKSLGVGVFPLEDEWRDIGSFNELFAARTGE; encoded by the coding sequence ATGGATCTCGCCCGTTTCCTCCTGCCGGAAAACAGCTCCCTCCTGGACGCCATGAAGGCCATCGACGGCAACACCCAGGAGGTGGTTTTCGCCCACGACGCGCAGGGCCGGGTAAGCGGCCTCATCACCGACGGCGACATCCGCCGGGGACTCATCCGCGGGCTGGGCCTTGACGCCCCCGTCCAGGAAGTGATGACCAGGGACTTCCACAAGGTCGCGCCCGGAACCGGCCGGGCGTTGGTCCTCGACCTCATGCGGGCCATCCAGATTCGCCACGTCCCGGTGATCGGCGCGGACGGCAGCCTGTGCGGAATCCACTTCCTGCGCGACCTCCTGGGGGTCCAGGAGCGCAGCAACGTCGCCGTCATCATGGCCGGAGGCAAGGGCGTGCGCCTGCGACCGATCACCCGGAACCTCCCCAAGCCGCTGGTCCAGGTCGCCGGACGCCCCATCATCGAAAGGCTGGTGCTCCATCTGGTAAGCCACGGCATCAGGAAGATTTATCTTTCGATCAACTATCTGGGCTCGATGATTCAGGACCATTTCCAGAATGGAAACCGCTTCGGGTGCTCCATCGAGTACCTCGTGGAGGAGCGCGAACTCGGCACCGGCGGCGCTCTCGCGCTGCTGCCAGAGCGGCCTGCGCACCCTCTCCTGGTACTCAACGGCGACCTGCTCACCCAGGCCGACATCGGACGCCTGCTGGACTTTCACCAGGACCAGCAGGTGAAGGCCACCCTGGCCGTCACCGGCTACCGGCACGTGGTGCCCTACGGCGTGGCCGACGTGAAAAACGGCAGGCTCGAGCGGCTGGTGGAGAAGCCCAGCCTGGACTTCCAGGTGAACTCGGGGATCTACGTGCTGGACCCCTCGCTCATCGACATGATCGAACCCGGCGTGGATTACCCCATGACCAGGCTGATCGACGCGTGCCTGGAAAAGTCGCTTGGCGTGGGCGTGTTCCCGCTCGAGGACGAATGGCGCGACATCGGGAGCTTCAACGAACTTTTCGCCGCCAGGACGGGTGAGTGA
- a CDS encoding LegC family aminotransferase translates to MTIDSILERIERVLAGFPRPVALHEPLLGEAEREAVARCVESGWVSYLGPDVERLERRLEEIHGGGHAVATASGTAALHLALVLVGVQPGDEVLMPPLTFAATANAAVYAGATPHFVDIEPRSLGACPERLERHLARTVETVSGQARNKATGRRVAALVAVHVFGHPAMTKELEDVCRRFGIILVEDAAESLGSLQDGVPVGRRGAASALSFNGNKIVTAGGGGALLCPDAKSAALARHLATTAKAPHPWKLGHDRLGFNYRMPNLNASLALAQLGRLDEFLARKRTLASRYAEAFAGLEGARVLAEPPGSRSNYWLNTILLEDSLLPVRDELFGKIREAGILIRPAWELVSSLPHFAHCPRSGLEVSQDMQPRVVNLPSSAALA, encoded by the coding sequence ATGACCATCGACAGCATCCTGGAGCGGATCGAGCGAGTGCTCGCCGGGTTCCCGAGGCCGGTGGCCCTGCACGAACCCCTCCTGGGAGAGGCGGAGCGGGAGGCCGTGGCCCGATGCGTGGAATCCGGCTGGGTCTCCTACCTCGGCCCGGATGTGGAGCGCCTGGAGCGGCGGCTGGAGGAAATACACGGGGGCGGCCACGCCGTGGCCACGGCCAGCGGGACGGCTGCCCTGCACCTGGCCCTGGTCCTGGTCGGCGTCCAGCCGGGCGACGAAGTCCTCATGCCACCCCTCACCTTCGCGGCCACGGCGAACGCCGCCGTGTACGCAGGAGCGACGCCCCATTTCGTGGACATCGAGCCCCGCTCGCTCGGCGCATGCCCCGAACGGCTGGAGCGCCATCTGGCCCGGACCGTCGAGACCGTCTCCGGACAGGCGCGCAACAAGGCCACGGGCAGGCGCGTTGCGGCCCTGGTGGCCGTGCACGTGTTCGGCCATCCGGCCATGACCAAGGAATTGGAAGATGTGTGCCGACGCTTCGGTATCATCCTGGTTGAGGACGCGGCGGAGTCCCTGGGCAGTCTTCAGGACGGCGTCCCGGTGGGGCGGCGCGGCGCGGCCTCGGCCCTGAGCTTCAACGGCAACAAGATCGTCACGGCGGGGGGCGGCGGCGCGCTCCTGTGCCCCGACGCAAAATCCGCCGCCCTGGCGCGCCACCTGGCCACCACGGCCAAGGCCCCGCACCCCTGGAAGCTCGGGCATGACCGCCTGGGCTTCAACTACCGCATGCCCAACCTCAACGCGTCCCTGGCCCTGGCCCAGCTCGGCCGCCTGGACGAATTCCTGGCCCGCAAGCGGACCCTGGCCTCCCGCTACGCCGAGGCCTTCGCCGGTCTCGAAGGAGCGCGCGTCCTGGCCGAACCGCCCGGCTCGCGCAGCAACTACTGGCTGAACACGATCCTCCTGGAGGACAGCCTGCTTCCGGTACGGGACGAGCTTTTCGGGAAGATCCGCGAGGCCGGGATACTGATCCGCCCCGCCTGGGAGCTCGTAAGCTCCCTGCCCCACTTCGCCCATTGCCCCCGCTCCGGCCTGGAGGTCAGCCAGGACATGCAGCCGCGAGTGGTCAACCTGCCGAGCAGCGCGGCACTGGCCTGA
- the neuC gene encoding UDP-N-acetylglucosamine 2-epimerase: MRAIGVLTGARADYSIYRPILAAMAADPRLRPLLFVTGMHLSPEHGMTVSEIEADGYAIAERIECLQGSDSPGAVAQAMGRALSGMARALERHRPDLLLVLGDRFEMFAGASAAVPLSIPLAHVHGGEVTYGAMDESFRHAITKLSHLHFASTARYAERILQMGEEPWRIKACGAPALDGLLSMELPGADELSAEIGFDCRRPFLLVTFHPATRDPQDAASQADMFFSALAQARLPVLATAPNADPGGRAARRALEKFATDNPDVMIIDHLGARRYAACMRCAAAMAGNSSSGIIEAASFELPVVNVGSRQEGRIRAANVLDAPLEPTAMSSALSRALAPEFRASLKGLVNPYGQGKASATIVETLATVDLGPGLLRKLFHDLHQGDHNQ, translated from the coding sequence ATGAGGGCCATCGGCGTCCTTACCGGAGCGCGGGCCGACTACTCCATCTACCGCCCCATCCTGGCCGCAATGGCTGCGGACCCAAGGCTTCGCCCCCTGCTTTTCGTCACCGGAATGCACCTCTCCCCCGAGCACGGCATGACCGTCTCCGAGATCGAGGCGGACGGGTACGCCATCGCCGAGAGGATCGAATGCCTGCAAGGCTCGGATTCGCCCGGCGCGGTCGCCCAGGCCATGGGGCGCGCCCTCTCGGGCATGGCCCGAGCGCTTGAGCGCCACCGGCCAGACCTGCTTCTTGTGCTGGGGGACCGCTTCGAGATGTTCGCCGGGGCCTCGGCGGCGGTGCCGCTGTCCATCCCCCTGGCCCACGTCCACGGCGGCGAGGTGACCTACGGGGCCATGGACGAGAGCTTCCGCCACGCTATCACCAAGCTCTCCCACCTGCATTTTGCCAGCACCGCACGCTACGCCGAGCGCATCCTCCAGATGGGCGAGGAGCCCTGGCGGATCAAGGCTTGCGGCGCGCCTGCGCTGGACGGCCTGCTGTCCATGGAGCTTCCCGGAGCGGACGAGCTCTCCGCCGAGATCGGGTTCGACTGCCGCCGCCCGTTCCTGCTGGTCACATTTCATCCCGCCACCCGCGACCCTCAAGATGCGGCGTCCCAGGCCGATATGTTTTTCAGCGCCCTGGCCCAGGCCAGGCTCCCCGTGCTGGCGACCGCGCCCAACGCCGACCCCGGCGGACGCGCGGCCCGGCGCGCCCTGGAGAAATTCGCCACGGACAACCCCGACGTCATGATCATCGACCACCTGGGGGCCAGGCGATACGCCGCCTGCATGCGCTGCGCCGCAGCCATGGCCGGGAACTCCTCCAGCGGGATTATCGAGGCGGCCTCGTTCGAGCTGCCCGTGGTAAACGTCGGCTCGCGCCAGGAGGGCAGGATCAGGGCAGCCAACGTGCTGGACGCGCCGCTTGAGCCCACGGCCATGAGCAGCGCCTTGTCGCGAGCCCTGGCCCCGGAGTTCCGCGCCAGCCTCAAAGGACTGGTAAATCCCTACGGCCAGGGGAAGGCCTCGGCGACCATAGTGGAAACCCTGGCTACGGTCGATCTCGGTCCGGGGCTTCTGCGCAAACTGTTTCACGACCTGCACCAGGGAGACCACAACCAGTGA
- a CDS encoding acylneuraminate cytidylyltransferase family protein — protein sequence MQTEQTFRGRVVAVVTARGGSKGVPGKNLRLLRGRPLIDWTVAAALGSASLARTIVSTDCEAIAGAAREAGAEVPFIRPPHLATDTATQLEVIRHALGWLAGHGECPEYVLTLQPTSPLRTSQDIDAAVGLALSHRARAVVGVAPVQHHPSLMRTLGPDGGLSPYLADPAHNSRRQDHEALYAINGAIYVNRCADLLESGQFSPAGALAYVMPAERSIDIDEAWQFQVAEALLTGVAP from the coding sequence ATGCAGACCGAACAAACATTTCGCGGCCGGGTCGTCGCAGTCGTCACCGCCAGGGGGGGCTCCAAGGGCGTGCCCGGGAAAAATCTGCGCCTCCTGCGGGGCAGGCCGCTCATAGACTGGACCGTGGCGGCGGCGCTCGGGAGCGCCTCCCTCGCCCGGACCATCGTCTCCACCGACTGTGAAGCCATCGCCGGCGCGGCGCGTGAAGCCGGGGCGGAGGTTCCCTTCATACGCCCGCCGCACCTGGCCACGGACACGGCCACCCAGCTGGAGGTGATCCGCCATGCCCTGGGCTGGCTGGCCGGACATGGTGAGTGCCCCGAATACGTGCTCACGCTCCAACCCACCTCCCCGCTACGCACCTCGCAGGACATCGACGCCGCCGTAGGGCTGGCCCTGTCGCACCGGGCGCGGGCCGTGGTCGGAGTCGCCCCGGTCCAGCATCACCCAAGCCTCATGCGCACCCTCGGTCCAGACGGCGGCCTGAGCCCCTATCTGGCCGACCCGGCGCACAACTCCAGACGCCAGGACCACGAGGCGCTGTATGCGATCAACGGAGCCATCTACGTGAACCGCTGCGCGGACCTGCTCGAGTCCGGCCAGTTCAGCCCGGCTGGCGCGCTGGCGTACGTGATGCCTGCGGAACGCTCTATAGACATTGACGAAGCCTGGCAATTCCAGGTGGCCGAAGCACTTCTGACCGGAGTCGCGCCATGA